The Edaphobacter sp. 12200R-103 genome contains a region encoding:
- a CDS encoding tannase/feruloyl esterase family alpha/beta hydrolase codes for MDVHCGTRFWRRGGMGAALALGLFACAGTVFGQPEQQCSKLTSLHLKDTTIEAAEVIELGTFNPPGASFPIRRLPAFCRAIGVTLPSNHFEVWMPLERWTGRFEVVGNGGMAGVISYSAMANALRRGNATASTNTGHITRPGDGFDASWALNRPDLVEDFGHRALHETTVNGKQVVRQFYGRTADHAYYVGCSKGGGQGLMEVQRYPADFDGVVAGDPAYNWTHLYAGAHLHYAQSTLKDPESYIQPAKVKLLADAVNRACDAKDGITDGVLDDPFSCRFDPEVLACKEGENPGTCFTPKQVKAVKDIWAGARDDEGRQIFPGLLPGGESGSGGWQSWVTGSAPFHATHWRAADGFFRFVVMGDPNYDTMTFDYDRDKAALERVAPAMDAIEANLRPFERRGAKLILYHGLSDPDISPLNTINYYKAVEEAIGPNTRSFARLFLAPGMQHCGGGPGPNTFDAVTAIERWVEEGIAPAQIVASHSTNGMVDRTRPLCPYPQRAVYTGKGAITDAGSFVCRDPQEQSVNQEKSMSSLRQNSSGTRLAQ; via the coding sequence ATGGACGTGCATTGCGGAACCCGGTTCTGGAGGCGCGGAGGGATGGGGGCAGCGCTTGCTCTCGGTCTGTTTGCCTGTGCTGGCACAGTCTTTGGCCAGCCTGAACAACAGTGCTCGAAGCTGACATCGCTGCACCTGAAGGATACGACGATTGAGGCGGCAGAGGTGATTGAGCTGGGTACCTTCAATCCTCCAGGAGCCTCCTTTCCTATTCGCAGGCTGCCCGCATTTTGCCGGGCAATTGGAGTGACGCTGCCGTCGAACCACTTCGAGGTATGGATGCCGCTGGAGAGATGGACGGGGCGGTTTGAGGTGGTCGGAAACGGTGGGATGGCCGGTGTGATCAGCTACAGTGCGATGGCGAACGCGCTGCGACGCGGCAATGCGACGGCGAGCACCAACACCGGTCACATAACTCGGCCTGGAGACGGTTTCGATGCGAGCTGGGCGCTGAACCGCCCTGATCTGGTGGAGGACTTCGGGCATCGCGCGCTGCACGAGACGACGGTGAACGGAAAGCAGGTGGTGCGCCAGTTCTATGGGAGGACGGCGGACCATGCTTATTACGTCGGCTGCTCAAAGGGCGGCGGACAAGGCCTGATGGAGGTGCAACGGTATCCGGCGGACTTTGATGGCGTGGTTGCGGGCGACCCGGCGTACAACTGGACGCACCTGTACGCAGGGGCGCATCTGCACTACGCGCAGAGCACGCTGAAAGATCCGGAGAGCTACATTCAGCCGGCGAAGGTAAAGCTGCTGGCGGATGCGGTGAATCGAGCGTGCGACGCGAAGGACGGGATCACGGACGGCGTTCTGGACGATCCCTTCAGCTGCCGCTTCGATCCGGAGGTGCTCGCTTGCAAGGAAGGCGAGAACCCGGGAACCTGCTTTACTCCCAAACAGGTCAAGGCAGTGAAGGACATCTGGGCGGGCGCGCGGGACGATGAGGGACGACAGATCTTTCCGGGGTTGTTGCCGGGAGGAGAGTCTGGATCGGGAGGATGGCAAAGCTGGGTGACAGGCTCAGCTCCCTTTCATGCTACGCACTGGAGGGCGGCGGATGGCTTCTTTCGTTTTGTGGTGATGGGAGATCCGAACTACGACACGATGACGTTCGACTACGACCGCGACAAGGCGGCGTTGGAGCGTGTGGCACCGGCGATGGATGCGATTGAGGCGAACCTGCGTCCGTTTGAGCGGCGCGGCGCAAAGCTGATTCTGTATCACGGCCTGAGCGATCCGGACATCTCACCCCTGAACACGATCAACTACTACAAGGCCGTGGAAGAGGCAATCGGCCCGAATACGCGGTCGTTTGCGCGATTGTTTCTGGCTCCGGGGATGCAGCACTGCGGCGGCGGTCCAGGGCCGAATACCTTTGACGCGGTGACGGCGATTGAGCGCTGGGTGGAGGAAGGCATAGCGCCGGCGCAGATTGTAGCGTCGCACAGCACTAACGGCATGGTCGATCGCACGCGGCCGCTGTGCCCCTATCCGCAGCGGGCGGTGTATACGGGCAAGGGCGCGATTACGGACGCGGGCAGCTTTGTGTGCCGGGATCCGCAGGAGCAGTCGGTGAACCAGGAGAAGTCGATGAGCTCGCTCCGGCAGAACTCTTCTGGTACCCGTCTCGCGCAATAG
- a CDS encoding cell wall metabolism sensor histidine kinase WalK yields the protein MPGRASITRRLITAVLLLEVLAAIALIGAATVHERKVQYEAFDANLRSHASAIFGAVQDADDVGDNVQLELRGLKIPKRAIYRVTDQRETVLGATGTVPFLHPKPDGFENADVDGRSYRFFVLNADRIIDPGVNGGIERPVRVVFGLPDGHVWHEVLGAVRFFVIATLLLLSLTTVLMIWLIRRLLMPIHELASRAEALSALHWQFEAPISAKQYTELRPLATAIERTIARLQHAFEQQKRFTSDAAHELKTDLAIVKSSLQLLSMKRRTTEDYERGVALALDDFTRLEQTVQKMLTLSRLEQPQEARGQTCRMDAVMLEAVRQSSPFAELNNVHVISELAAATVPLDSRDAMLLCSNVLLNALQHSREGGCVEVRSAVLDGNAMVTVRDYGEGIREDERERVFLPFYRGDPSRARKSGGTGLGLSICKAICDRVGGRIEIADHVGGGALVKILLPALGAQGQPNAAVLSSLHLG from the coding sequence ATGCCGGGAAGAGCTTCCATCACCAGACGCCTGATAACGGCAGTGCTGCTGCTGGAGGTGCTGGCTGCGATTGCACTGATTGGAGCGGCGACAGTCCACGAGCGGAAGGTGCAGTACGAGGCGTTCGACGCAAATCTGCGAAGCCATGCGAGCGCCATCTTTGGGGCGGTGCAGGATGCGGACGACGTTGGCGACAATGTGCAGCTGGAGCTGCGCGGTCTGAAGATTCCCAAACGAGCGATCTACCGGGTCACGGACCAGCGAGAAACCGTGCTAGGGGCGACAGGAACTGTGCCTTTTTTGCATCCGAAGCCGGACGGCTTTGAGAACGCAGATGTCGATGGTCGATCGTACCGATTCTTTGTCCTGAATGCAGACCGGATCATCGATCCGGGCGTGAACGGCGGCATCGAACGCCCGGTGAGAGTTGTCTTCGGGCTTCCTGATGGACATGTGTGGCATGAGGTGCTGGGGGCGGTCCGCTTCTTCGTGATTGCGACGCTACTGCTTCTGAGCCTTACGACGGTGCTGATGATATGGCTGATCAGGAGGCTGCTGATGCCAATTCATGAGCTGGCGAGCAGAGCGGAGGCGCTGAGCGCATTGCACTGGCAGTTTGAGGCCCCTATAAGCGCGAAACAATATACAGAGCTGCGCCCGCTTGCGACAGCAATTGAGAGGACCATTGCCCGGCTGCAGCATGCCTTTGAGCAGCAGAAGCGGTTTACGAGTGATGCTGCACATGAGCTGAAGACGGATTTGGCAATTGTGAAATCTTCGCTGCAACTGCTGTCGATGAAGAGGCGCACGACAGAGGATTATGAGCGCGGAGTGGCGCTGGCGCTGGATGACTTTACACGCCTGGAGCAGACAGTGCAGAAGATGCTGACCCTGAGCAGGCTGGAGCAGCCCCAGGAAGCCAGAGGACAGACGTGCAGGATGGATGCTGTCATGCTGGAGGCAGTCCGGCAGAGCAGCCCCTTCGCGGAGCTGAACAACGTCCACGTGATTTCCGAACTCGCTGCAGCTACCGTGCCCCTGGATAGCAGGGATGCGATGTTGCTGTGCTCGAACGTGCTGCTGAATGCACTGCAACACAGCCGCGAAGGCGGGTGTGTCGAGGTGCGTTCGGCGGTTCTGGACGGAAACGCAATGGTGACGGTACGGGATTATGGAGAGGGGATCCGTGAAGACGAGCGGGAGAGGGTGTTTCTGCCGTTCTACAGAGGCGATCCTTCGCGCGCGCGTAAGAGCGGTGGGACGGGTCTCGGACTCTCGATCTGTAAAGCCATCTGCGACCGCGTCGGCGGAAGGATAGAGATCGCCGACCATGTCGGGGGTGGAGCGCTGGTAAAGATCCTGTTGCCTGCTCTCGGAGCGCAGGGTCAGCCCAATGCTGCGGTCTTGTCATCGTTGCATCTGGGATGA
- a CDS encoding response regulator transcription factor, translating into MRLLLIEDEQRLADNIAAALRESGFAVDHAADGEAGSHLAEQDIYDVVILDLMLPVKSGQAVLRDLRLRKLRTPVLILTAQEGKESVVELLNNGADDYLAKPFDLGELIARVKALIRRSKGVASSVLRVGGVEVDTVRQVVTRHGTEIDLSPTEFRILEYLAHKPKAIVSKQELLEHLYDYDWEHHSNVIEAHVSNLRRKLSLADTESLIETLRHRGYRLRESTF; encoded by the coding sequence GTGCGGCTACTACTGATTGAAGACGAGCAGCGTCTTGCGGACAACATTGCAGCCGCTCTGCGTGAGTCCGGCTTTGCCGTGGATCATGCGGCAGATGGCGAGGCGGGGTCGCATCTGGCCGAGCAGGATATCTACGATGTAGTCATTCTGGATCTGATGCTACCTGTGAAGAGTGGGCAGGCTGTTCTGCGGGATCTGCGGCTGAGAAAGCTGCGTACGCCGGTACTGATCTTGACTGCGCAGGAGGGGAAGGAATCTGTCGTGGAGCTGCTGAATAACGGAGCCGACGATTACCTGGCAAAGCCGTTTGACCTGGGGGAGTTGATTGCGCGGGTGAAGGCGCTGATCCGGCGGTCGAAGGGGGTAGCGTCGTCGGTGCTGCGGGTTGGAGGTGTCGAGGTGGATACGGTACGGCAGGTGGTAACGCGGCACGGCACGGAGATCGATCTGTCGCCGACGGAGTTTCGGATCCTGGAATACCTGGCGCATAAGCCGAAGGCGATTGTGTCGAAGCAGGAGCTGCTGGAACATCTGTACGACTATGATTGGGAGCACCACTCGAACGTGATCGAAGCGCATGTTTCTAATCTGCGCAGGAAGCTGAGTCTGGCAGACACGGAATCGTTGATCGAGACGCTTCGGCATCGTGGATACAGGCTGAGGGAGAGTACGTTCTGA
- a CDS encoding tetratricopeptide repeat protein: MQSIIPHYRAHRWQRFLPLMALAAGLCPILAHAQLPAGTRDVTEAPQQDPLRAQAADALSRQDYATAAKLLSTLAEKNPKDAQVLYNLGSAQDALNQPTEAEASYRKAIDAGPNLLEPHLALGLLLARSGKAQQAHAELAAAAAIPNGDAALRGRAYRAMARLDQASNPSGASEELLAALKLTPETPEDTLLAGELAEANGDPVGAETAFRRLLASNPNDPDATAALVHLLIAQKKPDQAEPLLISALAKNPDDPTLTAQLASLYEMENKPDKAVPLVETLHAAHPQDPAISRLLARLYVRNSQYEKALPLYVALSAASPNDPTLLDDQADTLIRMHRAADAEPLLKRAIADPKAFPTPETYGVAASHLAFAAANNNDPATVLQALELRAKVLPPSTSTLFLAATAHDKLHQVKEASDLYKQFLAAAKGQFPDEEWEAKHRLAALEHMR, encoded by the coding sequence ATGCAATCCATCATTCCTCATTATCGTGCTCATCGCTGGCAGAGGTTTCTCCCGCTGATGGCCCTTGCCGCCGGCCTCTGCCCTATCCTTGCCCATGCCCAGCTCCCCGCCGGAACCCGCGACGTCACCGAGGCCCCGCAGCAGGACCCTCTTCGCGCGCAAGCCGCCGACGCCCTCAGCCGGCAGGACTACGCCACAGCCGCAAAGCTCCTCTCCACCCTGGCAGAGAAAAATCCCAAAGACGCCCAGGTCCTCTACAACCTCGGCTCTGCCCAGGATGCTCTCAACCAGCCCACCGAGGCTGAGGCCAGCTACCGCAAAGCTATCGACGCTGGACCAAATCTCCTTGAACCACACCTCGCTCTCGGCCTTCTGCTCGCCCGCTCCGGCAAGGCCCAGCAGGCACACGCCGAGCTGGCCGCCGCTGCTGCCATTCCCAACGGCGACGCAGCCCTCCGTGGACGCGCCTACCGCGCAATGGCCCGGCTCGACCAGGCTTCCAACCCCTCCGGCGCCAGCGAAGAACTTCTCGCAGCCCTCAAGCTCACCCCGGAGACCCCCGAAGATACCCTCCTGGCCGGCGAGCTGGCCGAAGCCAATGGCGACCCCGTCGGTGCCGAGACCGCCTTTCGCCGTCTTCTGGCCTCCAATCCCAATGACCCTGACGCGACCGCAGCCCTTGTCCACCTTTTGATCGCACAGAAGAAACCGGACCAAGCCGAACCCCTTCTGATCTCCGCTCTTGCGAAAAATCCCGACGATCCCACGCTCACCGCCCAGCTCGCCAGCCTCTACGAGATGGAAAATAAGCCAGATAAAGCGGTTCCACTCGTCGAGACGCTTCACGCCGCCCACCCGCAGGATCCCGCCATCTCCCGGCTGCTTGCCCGGCTCTACGTTCGCAATAGCCAGTACGAAAAGGCCCTTCCTCTCTACGTTGCACTTTCGGCAGCCTCGCCCAATGACCCCACCCTGCTTGATGACCAGGCCGACACCCTCATCCGCATGCACCGCGCCGCCGATGCCGAACCCCTCCTCAAGCGCGCCATCGCCGATCCCAAAGCATTTCCCACTCCTGAGACATACGGCGTAGCCGCCAGCCACCTCGCCTTCGCCGCCGCCAATAACAACGATCCGGCCACCGTGTTGCAGGCGCTCGAGCTTCGTGCTAAAGTTCTGCCACCTTCGACGTCCACTCTTTTTTTGGCGGCGACGGCGCACGACAAACTTCACCAGGTCAAAGAAGCATCTGATCTGTACAAACAGTTCCTCGCGGCGGCAAAGGGCCAGTTTCCAGACGAAGAATGGGAGGCAAAACACCGGCTGGCCGCTCTGGAGCACATGAGATAG
- a CDS encoding oxidoreductase — protein MTDHLQAPIRVGLIGYGYAGKTFHAPLLRATSGLELAIVGSSRPERVLADLPGVQILPPMETAVHPDLDLIVIASPNDSHFPLAEAAIKAGKHVVVDKPFTLDLAEARNLVSLAQQQNRLLSVFQNRRWDSDILAAKSVIQSGALGQITHFEAHMDRFRPLVRQRWREDPGPGAGLWFDLGPHLIDLTLHLFGLPDAVLASFATLRPGGRTDDWANIQLIYPHMRAILNATLLSSGGIPRTLLHGTRASWAKYGIDQQERQLVEGITLPGTPGFGDDHDPGILFDGANGQRTEIPVPPADQIGYYIGIRDAIRSGTPLPVSPESAIAVMAVLETTFHSGREGRLLPLSLTVEERNAYKTREHPISEAFGESR, from the coding sequence ATGACAGACCATCTCCAGGCCCCCATCCGCGTCGGCCTCATCGGGTACGGCTACGCTGGCAAGACCTTCCACGCTCCCCTGCTTCGCGCCACTTCCGGGCTCGAACTCGCCATCGTAGGCTCCAGCCGGCCTGAACGTGTCCTCGCTGATCTCCCAGGAGTCCAGATCCTCCCTCCCATGGAGACAGCGGTCCATCCCGATCTAGATCTCATCGTCATCGCCAGCCCCAACGACAGTCACTTTCCTCTGGCCGAAGCAGCTATCAAGGCAGGCAAGCACGTCGTCGTAGACAAGCCCTTCACCCTCGATCTCGCCGAAGCGCGCAATCTGGTCTCACTCGCACAGCAACAGAACCGCCTTCTCTCTGTTTTTCAGAACCGTCGCTGGGACAGCGACATCCTCGCCGCCAAATCCGTCATCCAGTCCGGCGCGCTCGGGCAGATCACGCACTTCGAGGCTCACATGGACCGCTTCCGCCCGCTGGTCCGTCAGCGCTGGCGCGAAGACCCCGGCCCCGGCGCGGGCCTGTGGTTCGATCTGGGTCCCCATCTCATCGACCTGACCCTGCATCTCTTCGGCCTCCCTGACGCCGTCCTCGCGAGCTTCGCCACCCTACGCCCCGGTGGAAGGACCGACGACTGGGCAAACATCCAGCTCATCTATCCGCACATGCGCGCTATTCTCAACGCCACCCTGCTCTCCTCCGGAGGTATCCCCCGCACCCTGCTCCACGGCACCCGCGCCAGTTGGGCCAAATACGGGATCGATCAACAGGAAAGACAGCTCGTCGAAGGCATCACTCTGCCCGGCACTCCAGGCTTCGGCGACGACCATGACCCAGGTATTCTCTTCGATGGCGCCAACGGCCAACGCACCGAGATTCCTGTTCCACCGGCCGACCAGATCGGATACTACATTGGCATTCGGGACGCCATCCGCAGCGGCACCCCTCTGCCCGTCTCACCCGAATCCGCCATCGCCGTCATGGCTGTACTCGAAACCACCTTCCACTCCGGCAGAGAAGGCCGCCTCCTGCCCCTCTCCCTCACAGTCGAGGAACGCAATGCCTATAAAACCCGCGAGCACCCTATCTCAGAAGCTTTCGGGGAATCACGCTAA
- a CDS encoding endonuclease MutS2, translated as MLRSRRAAGSVRNYDRDVPSRAFIPEIPLPLRESSAASLEWPRLRDYLASRTFSPLGRGWILALEPSSDLTWIETQQQRTAEMRSLLSSGVTFDFHGLFAPADLLDKSRIQGAALESLEILSLVTVIDRIVQWASLILPGPEISAQNRSTSPALELLSAPLRERNLTPLLKQLVGKIEPDGSLSDDASPELHRIRRAIDRQHRAIEESLRRSLRRLSEDGSTRDELITIRGDRFVIPVRAEFKRRVPGVVHGSSSSGQTVFVEPLETIEQNNELVRLLEEEQSEIHRILVAMTRAIAADAPAIESGALILAEVESHAARARFAADLNCVRPVFTPADKSLVLGAQRQETPTTEAPTPQSWVPHLREAKVGLQGASRTTAATAGPSLSLTAARHPLLELRMIAEARTAGTEPAHPVPLTVALSDDARQLIISGPNTGGKTVSLKTVGLLSLMAQAGIPVPAVEAQLPLFTGVYADIGDAQSIERNLSSFSAHVVNLDRISRDADSTSLVLLDELGSATDPEEGAALAVAVAQNFLRARTWCCITTHLTSLKVYAANNAGVLNAAVGFDQETLTPTYQLRLGVPGASAGLNIAARLGLDPAIVASARSQLTNQTADIAAFLDQLHDQLAAAAQERDTLRLREQELARARMQLDLEGRAEQRARTRELEAKLNALLENFSVQLRESVKNIGDKAAAKRIQRDSALALARARREFSSEFQSTIASHAAANGTSGTAKPAAPIAPKAPEAGDLVTLKSLGREGRIERVIDEKTFEVSVGPMKMRVSLDDITQVEKARPITPLEAARRRGGITVSTADDPDTISSEINVIGRTADEAQDEVARFVDRAFLAGLPRIRIVHGTGMGILRRTLRDYLRNHPHVAGITEPPPHLGGQGATEVELRQ; from the coding sequence ATGCTACGCAGCCGCCGGGCAGCCGGTTCCGTGCGGAATTACGATAGAGATGTGCCGTCCCGAGCCTTTATCCCCGAGATTCCGCTCCCTCTGCGCGAATCGAGCGCCGCCTCGCTCGAGTGGCCCCGCCTGCGGGATTACCTCGCCTCGCGAACCTTTTCCCCTCTGGGCCGCGGCTGGATCCTCGCCCTTGAGCCCTCATCCGATCTCACCTGGATCGAGACCCAGCAGCAGCGCACCGCAGAGATGCGCAGCCTGCTCTCCTCCGGGGTCACCTTCGACTTCCACGGCCTGTTCGCGCCCGCCGACCTGCTCGACAAGTCCCGCATCCAGGGAGCCGCGCTCGAATCCCTCGAGATCCTCTCGCTCGTCACCGTCATCGACCGCATCGTCCAGTGGGCCAGCCTCATTCTGCCCGGCCCGGAGATATCTGCACAGAACCGCTCCACCAGCCCTGCTTTAGAACTTCTCTCCGCCCCTCTGCGCGAACGCAACCTCACTCCTCTCCTGAAGCAGCTTGTGGGCAAAATCGAGCCCGACGGCTCGCTCTCCGACGACGCCTCCCCCGAGCTGCACCGCATCCGCCGCGCCATCGATCGCCAGCACCGCGCGATTGAGGAGAGCCTGCGCCGCTCGCTGCGCCGTCTCAGCGAAGACGGCAGCACCCGCGACGAGCTGATCACCATCCGCGGCGACCGCTTCGTCATCCCCGTCCGCGCCGAGTTCAAGCGGCGCGTTCCCGGCGTCGTGCACGGCTCCTCCTCCTCGGGCCAGACCGTCTTCGTCGAGCCGCTCGAAACCATCGAGCAGAACAACGAGCTCGTGCGCCTGCTCGAAGAAGAGCAGTCCGAGATTCACCGCATCCTCGTCGCCATGACCCGCGCCATCGCTGCCGATGCCCCCGCCATCGAATCCGGCGCCCTCATCCTGGCCGAGGTGGAATCCCACGCCGCCCGCGCCCGCTTCGCCGCCGACCTGAACTGCGTCCGCCCGGTCTTCACCCCGGCAGATAAAAGCCTCGTGCTTGGCGCACAGCGGCAAGAAACCCCGACCACAGAAGCTCCGACGCCACAAAGCTGGGTGCCCCACCTTCGCGAAGCTAAGGTGGGCTTGCAGGGCGCCTCGCGAACCACTGCGGCCACCGCAGGACCATCCCTCTCGCTGACCGCCGCCCGCCACCCTCTGCTCGAACTCCGCATGATCGCCGAGGCCCGCACCGCAGGCACCGAACCTGCACACCCCGTCCCGCTCACCGTCGCACTCAGCGACGACGCGCGCCAGCTCATCATCAGCGGTCCTAACACCGGCGGGAAGACCGTCTCGCTCAAGACCGTCGGCCTGCTCTCGCTTATGGCCCAGGCCGGCATCCCCGTCCCTGCGGTCGAGGCGCAGCTTCCGCTCTTCACCGGCGTCTATGCCGACATCGGCGACGCGCAGTCCATCGAGCGCAACCTCTCGAGCTTCTCCGCCCACGTCGTCAACCTCGACCGCATCTCCCGCGATGCAGACTCCACCTCGCTCGTGCTGCTGGACGAACTCGGCTCCGCCACTGATCCAGAAGAGGGAGCCGCGCTCGCCGTCGCCGTGGCCCAGAACTTTCTCCGCGCCCGCACGTGGTGCTGCATCACCACGCACCTCACCTCGCTCAAGGTCTACGCGGCCAACAACGCAGGTGTTCTCAACGCCGCGGTAGGCTTCGACCAGGAGACCCTCACCCCCACCTACCAGCTTCGCCTCGGCGTTCCCGGAGCATCTGCCGGCCTCAACATCGCCGCGCGCCTCGGGCTCGATCCCGCGATCGTCGCCTCTGCGCGATCGCAGCTCACCAACCAGACCGCAGACATCGCCGCCTTCCTCGACCAGCTTCACGATCAGCTCGCAGCAGCCGCGCAGGAGAGAGACACCCTTCGCCTGCGCGAACAGGAGCTTGCCCGCGCCCGCATGCAGCTCGATCTCGAAGGCCGCGCCGAGCAGCGCGCCCGCACCCGCGAGCTTGAGGCCAAGCTGAACGCTCTGCTCGAAAACTTCTCCGTGCAGCTTCGCGAATCCGTCAAAAACATCGGCGACAAGGCCGCCGCCAAACGCATCCAGCGCGACTCCGCGCTCGCACTCGCCCGCGCACGCCGCGAGTTCTCCTCCGAGTTCCAGTCCACCATCGCCAGCCACGCTGCCGCCAACGGCACCTCAGGCACAGCAAAGCCTGCGGCACCCATAGCCCCCAAAGCTCCCGAGGCAGGCGACCTCGTTACTCTGAAATCCCTCGGACGCGAGGGCCGCATCGAGCGCGTCATCGACGAGAAGACCTTCGAGGTCTCCGTCGGACCGATGAAGATGCGCGTCTCGCTCGACGACATCACGCAGGTGGAGAAGGCAAGACCCATTACCCCGCTCGAAGCCGCACGGCGCCGCGGCGGCATCACTGTCTCCACGGCGGACGACCCCGACACCATCAGCTCCGAGATCAACGTCATCGGACGCACCGCCGACGAGGCCCAGGACGAGGTCGCCCGCTTTGTCGATCGCGCCTTCCTCGCCGGACTTCCGCGCATCCGCATCGTGCACGGCACCGGCATGGGAATCCTAAGGCGCACCCTACGCGACTACCTGCGCAATCATCCCCACGTAGCCGGCATCACCGAACCCCCGCCGCACCTCGGCGGCCAGGGCGCGACCGAGGTGGAGCTGCGACAATAA
- a CDS encoding TolC family protein: MANRCWAIVVKLSLVLLSATTCKVTAWGQQPGTPEHVSLANAIQRAEANEPVFASAVAAQRFTRIDSYLAKAALLPSVTYHNQMLYTQPNGQTNQGGQVGVQSSPVFIANNSIHEYTSQASVDERISLSQIAGAQVASANAAVASAELEVARRGLVAAVVNLYYTVSAAESRQKLLEEGLAEARNFTEMTTKREAAREVAHADVVKATLQQQQRQRDLLDATIGAQRARLELAVLLFPDPRMHYAPDAPTGQPALPTRDEVNRMASANNPEIRSALATVNAANAGVRSAKAAYLPDVALNVTYGIDAPQFAKRGPDEVRNLGYSISGTVDVPVWNWFSTQKRIRQSEILRDAAKVNLTAAQRRLVATLEESYAEAAAARDQLVLLEKSVQTAEESMRLTKLRYTAGESTALEVVDAQNSLLTAQTSQVDGLVRYETAWAALQLLTGNL; the protein is encoded by the coding sequence ATGGCGAACCGATGCTGGGCCATTGTGGTGAAACTTTCTCTGGTGCTGCTTTCGGCCACAACATGCAAAGTAACGGCCTGGGGGCAGCAGCCGGGGACTCCTGAGCATGTCTCGCTGGCGAATGCGATCCAACGTGCGGAGGCGAATGAGCCGGTATTCGCGTCGGCGGTGGCGGCGCAACGTTTTACCAGGATCGACAGCTATCTGGCGAAGGCGGCGCTGCTGCCTTCGGTGACGTACCACAACCAGATGCTGTACACGCAACCGAACGGACAGACGAACCAGGGCGGACAGGTCGGTGTACAGTCTTCGCCGGTCTTTATCGCGAATAACTCGATTCATGAGTACACCAGCCAGGCCTCGGTCGACGAGAGGATCAGCCTGAGCCAGATTGCAGGCGCACAAGTCGCGTCGGCCAATGCCGCAGTCGCTTCGGCGGAGCTGGAGGTGGCTCGGAGAGGGCTTGTTGCGGCAGTGGTGAACCTCTACTACACGGTGTCTGCTGCGGAGAGCAGGCAGAAGCTTCTAGAAGAGGGGCTTGCGGAAGCGCGCAATTTTACAGAGATGACAACAAAGCGCGAGGCGGCGCGCGAGGTGGCTCATGCAGATGTGGTCAAGGCAACGTTGCAGCAACAGCAGCGACAGCGGGACTTGTTGGATGCGACGATAGGCGCCCAGAGGGCGCGGCTGGAGCTGGCGGTGTTGCTGTTTCCGGACCCGCGGATGCACTACGCACCAGATGCGCCGACCGGCCAGCCGGCACTCCCAACGCGCGATGAGGTGAACCGAATGGCATCCGCGAACAATCCTGAGATCCGTAGCGCTCTGGCTACGGTGAATGCAGCGAACGCAGGCGTGAGATCGGCCAAGGCGGCATATCTTCCGGATGTGGCGCTCAATGTCACCTACGGTATCGATGCTCCTCAGTTCGCGAAGCGTGGACCGGACGAGGTGCGGAATCTTGGCTACTCGATCAGTGGAACGGTTGATGTGCCGGTATGGAACTGGTTCTCGACGCAGAAGAGGATTCGGCAGAGTGAGATTCTGCGTGATGCTGCAAAGGTGAATCTGACGGCAGCGCAACGGAGACTGGTTGCCACGCTAGAGGAGAGTTATGCCGAAGCCGCAGCGGCGCGGGACCAGCTGGTGTTGCTGGAGAAGAGCGTGCAGACGGCGGAAGAGAGTATGCGGCTGACGAAGCTGCGTTACACAGCAGGTGAATCGACCGCGCTGGAGGTGGTCGATGCACAGAACTCCCTGCTTACGGCACAGACGTCGCAGGTCGATGGACTGGTTCGCTATGAGACGGCATGGGCTGCACTTCAGCTTCTGACAGGAAACCTTTAA